The sequence TTGCGCAGCGCATCCACACAATAGCTGCCAGGCGAGAATTCCTTTTCGAGCCAGGGTTCGACGCTTTCCATGATCGAGTCGCCGATGAAGGTGATCTGCAGCGTGTTCGTGGTTTCCGGCACATCTTCGAGCACGGCGATGGTATTCGAAATCATAAGGCTCTCGTTGGGCTTCGCTGCGGCCTGCGCGTGGGCGGACGAATAGGACGGGTATCCTTCCGTGGTGTCCGGATCCGCAGCAGCTTCGAGTGAGGGCGTTGGGACCGGAAACTTTGAGGCCGTGGCGTTGGCTTGAGACGGAGCAGCAGCGGTGGGCTGAACGACGATGTATCCTGCCACGACCAGCATGCCGGCGACGGCAGTGGCGTTGGCGCGCAGACCGCCCAGCAGCTTCGTGGAATCCGACCACCAGATCCGCATCCCGTACCGGCGGATGGGCTGCTCGATCCAGCGGTAGCTGAGTTCCGCCAGCAAGCCTGTCAGGATCAACTGCAGCGCAAGAGTGATTGCGTCGGGCTGCGCCGATCCGCCGCTCCAATTCCAGACGATCATCAGCGGCCAGTGCCAGAGGTAGATGCCGTAGCTGCGCGTGCCGAGCCAGCGAAGCGGCCGGCACCCCAACAGCCTGGAGAGGTGCGTCCGGGGATTTGAAACCGCCAGAATCACCAGACAGGTCAGCGAGGCGGCGAGCAGAAACCCACCGCGATAAAGAAAGGCTTCGTACTCGTGCAGTCTGCCGAAAACCCAGAATAATCCCAGCGCGCCCAGAAAGCTTGCAGTTTCAACCACCCAGCTTCTGCGAGCAATGCCATTCCCGGGCTTCCAGAGCATGGCCAACCCGGCTCCCAGAAGGAAACCGCTTGCCCTCGTATCCGTGCCGTAATACACCCGGGAGGGATCGGCCTGCGGGTCATACATGCTGATCGTGAGTGCAAACGTGATCCCGGCGAGTAAGAGAACAGGAAGTGCCAGCTTGAAAGTCTGGTTGGAGCTGCGAGGACGAAAGATTCGCAAGATTCCCCAGAGTACCAGCGGCCAGATGAGATAGAACTGCTCTTCGACGGCCAACGACCAGAGGTGTTGGAGAAGCGGGGGTCGGCCGAATTGCTCGAAATAGGGAATCTCGCGGGAGATGAAAACCCAATTGCTGATGTAAAGCAACGCTCCCGGAATATCCTCGCGCAGACGCGGGAGCGCGTCTGGCGCCAGCCACCCGGCCAGCGGAACGACGGCGGCCAAGAGCAGGCAGAGTGCCGGCAGCAAGCGCCGCGCCCTGCGCAGCCAGAATTGACTCAACGCATCGCGTTGACTGGCCAGATACACTCGCAGCAGCAGTGAGCTGATCAGATATCCCGAGATGACGAAGAAAACCTCCACTCCCAGGTATCCGCCAACGGCCCAGGACACGTTGGCGTGATAGAAAATGACGGCAAGAACCGCTATCGCCCGAAGCCCATCGAGCCCCGGCAGATATAAAATTCGTTGATTTGAAGAATTCGAAATGATATTCCGCATCATTTCATCCATCCTTGGCGTCCGGTGGGAGCTGGCTTCTATCTTTTCGCCCTCACATCGAACGAGTTTTTCATAATCCCAGTGTAAGGGTGGATGTTTACGAGATATTAACGCGAAGGTTACTGGAAAGTTACCGTTGTTGGGGTTCGAACTGTGATCCGGATCATACTCTGAAATCACCCCTAAGTATGATTACGCACTCCCTTTCGGTCGCTATAGTAATTGACGATCCGGTCCCGGTCGTTGCACCGGATTGGGATACGACACATTGGTGCATCCAATGGTGTCGTTGATGAAATGAATTCGAAAGAAGGAGACATCATGAATAAACGTCACATCGGAGTCCTCATGACTGTTCTGGTCCCATTGTTGTTGCTGACGGGTTGTGCAGATCCAACTGCCCAGGCGACAATGGTGCCGGAGGTCGATACGGAGCAATCCGGCGAAGCGCCGGCTGCGGAAGCCCCAGAAGAGGCGGTCCCGCAAGATGCTTGGCAGATGATCATCGAAAGCGAGGTCCCTCAGCCCGTTCGCATGGCCGGATTCATGAATGAAAGCTTTGGTATTACCGGCGGTGCCACCGGAGCAGGAAAAACTCACTACTCAAACGATGGTGGAGAGACATGGACGATGTCAGAGGGGAGTGGAGGTTGCATCTACGGCATCGAGATCATCGACGAGGGTACCGTGTGGGTCTGCGGCCGCAATACAGGAGCATCGTTTTCCACGCCGGGCGGAGTGCGTCTGAGTTTGGATGGCGGCCAAACCTGGGAGGAGCCGGCGGATTACCGCATCACCCCCGAATATTGCCCATTGAGTTTCCTCGACGCACAGACCGGCTGGTTTGTTTCCGGAAACCAACTCAATGCGACCTTCGATGGTGGGGCTACGATACAGGCGATCGTGCTGCCTGAAGAGGGTATGCACATCGCGGCGATTTCCCTGCTCTCCGAGGCCGAAGGTTACGTGCTGGGATACGACGGCGTCATCTACGTCACGCAAGACGGAGGCGCGACCTGGGAGCCTATGAAAATCGACCTGCAGCGCTTCGAAGGGATGAAGATGTATGAAGCCGGCGACGTCGGTTCATCCGCGATGCGATTTATCGATCGGGAGACGGGTGTGATCGTCATGAGCTTGCTGGGGGAGAATAAAGAAAGCGCATTGGTAGCGTTGCGCACAACGGACGGTGGGCAAACCTGGACCGATGAAAGGCTCCTGGAAAAACTGGGCACGCCTTTCATCTCGCACGACGGCTTGTACGTCACCGTCAGCGACCTTTTTTCCAGTCTGCTGCGTGTATTCCGCTACACAGGCAGTTGATGTATATCCCTGGCCGGCTGTGTGTGTACGCTATTCGCGGCTAAAGTCGGCCAGGGTATTCTTATGTTGGCCTGGTTACTTGAACCCGGTGTGAACATTAATCGCCTCGTTCGTAGACTGCTGGGTACGGCTAGCAAGCCGACATTCGCTGACTTCGCTAGACCTGGTTAGCTGCTGTAAATCGAGATCAGATCGTTGATCAACGCCAACCCGGTTTCCACTCGTCCTGCGCCGGGGCCGATGAGCGTCACTTCACCGAGTAAATCCGTGGTGTAATGAATGGCGTTGGTCGCGCCGTTGACTGCGGCAAACGGATGGCTCCGGGGCAGGCACATCGGTTTCACGCACGCCACGACCTCGCCGTTCTTTTTTTCCACACTGCCGATCAACTTCCAGCACTGTCCGTTTTCCTGCGCTTCCCCTATCTTTTCCTGCGTCAGGCCGGTAATGCCCGTACGCTCTACTTGATCGGGTCTTATCGCCGATCCCATGAGCACGGTGCTGAGAATCGCCACTTTCGCCGCGGCGTCGTGGCCTTCCACGTCGCCCCGCGGATCGGCTTCCGCATAGCCGAGGCGCTGTGCGTCCTTCAGAGCACTTTGATACGAAAGACCTTTGGTCATTTCACTCAGGATGTAGTTGGTCGTCCCGTTGAGGATGCCTTCGATTTTTCGAACGCCAGCGCTGCGCAGCATCTGCATGCCGAGGCGCAACGCAGGTGTTCCACTCATCACCGTGCCCTCAAAACCAATTCGCACCCCGTTTTCCTGTGCCAGCTCGTCGAGTTCGCTGAAGTGCAAGGCGATGGGTCCCTTGTTCGTCGTGATCACGTGTTTGCCATTTTTTAGCGCCTGGCGGACGTAACTCGTGGCCGGTTCGCCGGAATCGAGATCCGTGAAGCTGATCTCTGCAATGACGTCGGCGTTGCACTTCACGATCGTTGTTTGCGTATCCCATTCGGACTCTTCGGCATCAAGGCCGGTAAAGGATCCGCTATTCTGAATCGCGGATAACAGCGCGGCCGGATCCAGCCCGTCCGGGTCGTAGACCGAGCCGAATTGCAGATCGCTGACCGCCACGATGCGGATGTCCAGGCCGAAAATTTCTTGATACTCCTTTGCACGATCGCGGAGAATTTCCGCAAAACCCTGTCCCACGTTTCCAAATCCAATGAGCGCTACACGAACGATTTTCATGCCAACTTTCTCCATAGCTATGCCGGTGCAATTAACTCGAGAGGCGTATTCACATTGGAATCGTCAGGCGCTGCGGCGATCACCCGCTCTCGGAACTGCGCGGCAGAATGTCCGCCCATTCCATGCCGAAACGATCCAGCACCTCGCGAATTTCCTCGCCAGTGGGCATATTGTAACCGGTGCCCAATTTCTGCACCTTGGCGGCGCCGGTGGCGTTCGCCAGGCGGCCCGTCTGTTCGAGGTCCAATTCCCGCAAGAAGGCGTACATCACTGCTGCGTTCAAGCTGTCTCCTGCTCC comes from Anaerolineales bacterium and encodes:
- a CDS encoding acyltransferase family protein codes for the protein MMRNIISNSSNQRILYLPGLDGLRAIAVLAVIFYHANVSWAVGGYLGVEVFFVISGYLISSLLLRVYLASQRDALSQFWLRRARRLLPALCLLLAAVVPLAGWLAPDALPRLREDIPGALLYISNWVFISREIPYFEQFGRPPLLQHLWSLAVEEQFYLIWPLVLWGILRIFRPRSSNQTFKLALPVLLLAGITFALTISMYDPQADPSRVYYGTDTRASGFLLGAGLAMLWKPGNGIARRSWVVETASFLGALGLFWVFGRLHEYEAFLYRGGFLLAASLTCLVILAVSNPRTHLSRLLGCRPLRWLGTRSYGIYLWHWPLMIVWNWSGGSAQPDAITLALQLILTGLLAELSYRWIEQPIRRYGMRIWWSDSTKLLGGLRANATAVAGMLVVAGYIVVQPTAAAPSQANATASKFPVPTPSLEAAADPDTTEGYPSYSSAHAQAAAKPNESLMISNTIAVLEDVPETTNTLQITFIGDSIMESVEPWLEKEFSPGSYCVDALRNRRMQDVVELIPQLAEGDCLASTVAIHLGTNVPFEDEVFDDVMRSLLEQDVVRVLFINVRRPAAWEAIVNNQILKGVNRWPQAELIDWHALSEDQAGWFCEDSVHPSYTGAAAYVEIIHEALRNQIQ
- a CDS encoding YCF48-related protein, producing MNKRHIGVLMTVLVPLLLLTGCADPTAQATMVPEVDTEQSGEAPAAEAPEEAVPQDAWQMIIESEVPQPVRMAGFMNESFGITGGATGAGKTHYSNDGGETWTMSEGSGGCIYGIEIIDEGTVWVCGRNTGASFSTPGGVRLSLDGGQTWEEPADYRITPEYCPLSFLDAQTGWFVSGNQLNATFDGGATIQAIVLPEEGMHIAAISLLSEAEGYVLGYDGVIYVTQDGGATWEPMKIDLQRFEGMKMYEAGDVGSSAMRFIDRETGVIVMSLLGENKESALVALRTTDGGQTWTDERLLEKLGTPFISHDGLYVTVSDLFSSLLRVFRYTGS
- a CDS encoding homoserine dehydrogenase codes for the protein MKIVRVALIGFGNVGQGFAEILRDRAKEYQEIFGLDIRIVAVSDLQFGSVYDPDGLDPAALLSAIQNSGSFTGLDAEESEWDTQTTIVKCNADVIAEISFTDLDSGEPATSYVRQALKNGKHVITTNKGPIALHFSELDELAQENGVRIGFEGTVMSGTPALRLGMQMLRSAGVRKIEGILNGTTNYILSEMTKGLSYQSALKDAQRLGYAEADPRGDVEGHDAAAKVAILSTVLMGSAIRPDQVERTGITGLTQEKIGEAQENGQCWKLIGSVEKKNGEVVACVKPMCLPRSHPFAAVNGATNAIHYTTDLLGEVTLIGPGAGRVETGLALINDLISIYSS